Proteins co-encoded in one Sulfuricaulis limicola genomic window:
- the queE gene encoding 7-carboxy-7-deazaguanine synthase QueE produces the protein MPRPVADAHDSRSTAHGLDRLRVTEIFYSLQGEARTVGYPTVFIRLTGCPLRCTYCDTEYAFYGGQWMELGEIMQRVAEHAPRYVTVTGGEPLAQRPCRELLTALCQRGYEVSLETGGALDIAGIDPRVSIVMDLKTPGSGEERRNLYANMPHLARKDQVKFVICDRADYEWSRAKLAEYQLDQRCEVLFSPCHGQLNPTELAEWILQDHLPVRMQIQLHKLLWNDARGH, from the coding sequence ATGCCTCGTCCCGTCGCTGACGCTCACGACTCACGATCCACGGCTCACGGCCTTGACCGGCTGCGCGTGACGGAAATCTTTTATTCGTTGCAGGGCGAGGCGCGCACTGTGGGTTACCCCACGGTATTCATCCGCCTGACCGGCTGCCCGCTGCGCTGCACCTACTGCGACACGGAATACGCCTTTTATGGCGGGCAGTGGATGGAGCTCGGTGAGATAATGCAACGCGTGGCGGAGCACGCGCCACGCTACGTGACGGTCACCGGCGGTGAGCCGCTGGCGCAACGCCCGTGCCGCGAATTGCTGACGGCGCTGTGCCAGCGCGGTTACGAGGTGTCGCTCGAGACCGGCGGCGCGCTCGACATCGCCGGCATCGACCCGCGCGTGAGCATCGTCATGGACCTCAAGACGCCCGGCTCCGGAGAGGAGCGGCGCAATCTCTACGCCAACATGCCGCATCTCGCCCGCAAGGACCAGGTAAAGTTCGTTATTTGCGATCGCGCGGATTACGAATGGAGCCGCGCCAAGCTGGCCGAATACCAGCTCGACCAGCGCTGCGAAGTGCTGTTCTCGCCCTGCCATGGGCAGCTGAACCCGACCGAGCTGGCTGAGTGGATCCTGCAGGATCATTTGCCGGTACGGATGCAGATACAGCTGCACAAACTGCTCTGGAACGATGCCCGCGGACACTGA
- the ybgF gene encoding tol-pal system protein YbgF, protein MRHPRRFAVWMAGVLAAGLFTPAWAADASSGGRNLPPVVEMGVGGAPAASSTPSREVLADLLQQLESLQTELRSLRGQLEVQTNEIERLKARQRDLLADIDRRVSELERRAPAGAAAASAGPAPAAPVITVQEQKDYDTAFSLMKQGQYDRAAKGFRDFLANYPQSTLRDNARYWLGEAYYVKRDFRKALAEFTRLMSDQPGNPKAPDAMLKIGYCHYELGEWARARENLNQVMARYPGQPAAKSAEQRLAKMKKEGR, encoded by the coding sequence CGGGGGTACTGGCCGCCGGCCTGTTCACGCCGGCGTGGGCGGCAGATGCGTCGTCCGGCGGACGCAACCTGCCGCCGGTGGTGGAAATGGGGGTGGGGGGTGCGCCGGCAGCCTCCTCCACGCCATCGCGCGAAGTCCTGGCCGACCTCCTGCAACAGCTGGAGTCGCTGCAAACGGAGCTGCGCAGCCTGCGGGGCCAGCTCGAGGTCCAAACCAACGAGATCGAGCGCCTGAAGGCGCGACAGCGCGATTTGCTGGCCGATATCGACCGGCGGGTCAGCGAGCTGGAGCGCCGCGCTCCCGCGGGCGCTGCGGCGGCCTCCGCCGGGCCCGCCCCCGCCGCTCCCGTGATCACGGTCCAGGAGCAGAAGGACTACGACACGGCATTCAGCCTGATGAAACAGGGGCAATACGACCGTGCCGCCAAGGGGTTTCGTGACTTCCTCGCGAACTACCCGCAAAGCACTCTGCGTGACAATGCCCGCTACTGGCTCGGCGAGGCCTATTACGTGAAGCGTGATTTTCGCAAGGCGCTGGCGGAGTTCACCCGGTTGATGAGCGATCAACCCGGGAACCCGAAGGCGCCGGATGCCATGCTCAAGATCGGTTACTGCCATTATGAGCTCGGTGAATGGGCGCGGGCACGGGAAAATCTCAATCAGGTGATGGCGCGTTATCCCGGCCAGCCTGCCGCCAAATCGGCCGAGCAGCGTCTGGCGAAGATGAAAAAAGAAGGACGCTGA